Within Armatimonadota bacterium, the genomic segment TTGATGCGGTCGCGCAGCGCCTCGGCGCTGAACCCGCCGAAGACCACGGTGAATCCGGCGCCGATCCGGGCGCAGGCCAGCATGGCCACCGGCAGCTCCGGGATCATCGGCAGGTAGATCGCCACGCGGTCCCCGGAACGGACGCCGAGGCCTTTGAGGACGTTGGCGAATTTGCATACCTCCCGGTAGAGGTCGCCGTAGGTGAGCACCCGCTCCTCGCCCGGCTCGCCCTCCCAGATGATTGCCGCCTTCGTCCGGCGCGGGCCGGCGAGGTGGCGGTCCAGACAGTTGTAGGCGATGTTGGTCGTCCCGCCGACGAACCACCGGGCGTAGGGGAGGGTCCACTCCAGGACCGCCGTCCAGGGGGTGAACCAGTGCAGTTCCCGTGCGATCCCGGCCCAGAAGCCCTCCGGATCCCGTTCCGCCTCGTCGTAGATGCGCGGGTCCTGGACCACCGCCTGGCGGCGGAACGCCTCGGGCGGGGCGAAGCGGCGACCTTCCAGCAGCAGGGCCTCGATGGCGCGATCGGACATCGCGGACCTCCTTCGTCAACCTAATGCGGTGCGATTCGGCTCGGGACCGGCGCGCTCCTCTGCTATACTCGTCGCGGCATGGAAGGGTATCGGTTCGAGGTGCGCTGCGGCTCCGCGGAGGGACCGCGCCTGGGCCTCCTGCACACGCCGCGGGGGACGGTGCACACGCCGGCGTTCATGCCGGTGGGGACCCAGGGGACCGTCAAGGGGTTGACCGGCGACGAGGTGCGGGAGACCGGGGCGGAGATCCTCCTGGCCAACACCTTTCACCTCTACCTGCGGCCCGGCCCGGAGGTGGTGGCGCAGGCCGGCGGCCTGCACCGCTTCATGGGCTGGGCCGGCCCGATCCTGACCGACAGCGGCGGATTCCAGGTCTTCAGTCTGGCCGGGCTGCGCCGGACCAGCGACGAGGGCGTCACCTTCCGCTCGCCGCTCGACGGCAGCGAGCACACCTTCACCCCCGAAGGGGTGCTGGACATCCAGCGCCGGCTCGGCAGCGATCTCGTCATGCCCCTGGACGTCTGCCTGGGGTACCCCGCCGACGAAACCCAGGCCCGGGAGGCGTTGCGCCTGACGATGCTGTGGGCCTCCCGGTCCAAGGCGCACGGCGTGCCGGCCAGCCAGATGCTCTTCGGGATCGTCCAGGGTGGATTCACCGAGCGGCTGCGCCGCGAGGCCGCCGACCGGATCGTGGAGCTGGGGTTCGACGGCTACGCCATCGGCGGGCTCAGCGTGGGGGAGCCGCGCCAGCTGGGGCAGGCATTGCTGGCCGAGGTGACGCCGCGTCTGCCGGCCGACCGACCGCGGTACCTGATGGGCGTCGGAGCTCCCCCCGACATCCTGGCCGCCATCGCCCGGGGCGTGGACATGTTCGACTGCGTCCTCCCGACACGGGTGGCCCGGACCGGCGTCATCCTCACCCGCCAGGGCCGGCTCACCGTACGCAGCGCGCGCTTCCGGGACGACCACACCCCGCCGGACCCGACGTGCGCCTGCCGTGTCTGCCGCACCTACTCCCGCGCCTACCTGCGCCACCTCTTCCACGCGGACGAGATGCTGGGGCCGCGGCTGGCCACCTACCACAACCTGGCCTTTCTGGGGAGGCTGCTGGCCGAGGCGCGCCAGGCGATCGCCGCCGGGCGCTTCGAGGCCTGGGCCCGAGGGGTGCTTGAAGAGTACCGCACAAGCTGGTGAGAGGCTGGCGGGGAACGCCCGGTTGTGGTACAAGTGAATCCCGGCCAATGTGGGCCGCAAAGGAGGTGCGTCGTGCCGCTCCTGCAGGCCGGTCAGAGATTTCCGTCGATCATCGTCTTCTACGTGCTGCTGCTCGTGGCGTTCTACCTGTTGCTGATCCGTCCCCAGCAGGTCCAGCAGCGCCGGAGACGGGAGATGCTGGGCAAGTTGAAGAAGGGGGACCGCGTCGTCACCATGGGCGGGTTGCACGCCACGATTCACGACGTGGATGACGACACGCTGACGCTGGAGCTGGCGCCCAACGTGCGCGTCAAAGCCGATCGCGGCGCGGTCTCCTACGTGCGGAGCCGCAAGACGGAGACGGCGGCGTCGCCCGTGGGCGAGGCGGGGCCGCCCAGACCCTAGAGGCGCGCCTCGCGCAGGAGCCACCGAGGATGGCAGAATCGACCGAGATTGTCGCCGCCAAGCAGCGGCTGATCACCCTGGACGAGGTGAAACGCGACCCCGAGGTGGAGGCGTACATCACCAAGGCCAACGAGTACACCGGCGCCATCGGCTACACCGAGCACGGCGCGCGCCACGCCACCCTCACGGCGAACATCGCCTACAACACCCTGAAGCGCCTGGCCCACCCCGAGCGGGACGCGCAGCTGGCGGCCATCGCCGCCTACCTCCACGACATCGGCAACCTGGTGGGCCGGATCAACCACGAGCACACCGGCGCGGTGCTGGCCAACGAGATCCTGCGGCGGCTGGGCATGGACCCGGTGGAGCGCGCCGTGGTGATGGGGGCCATTGGCAACCACGAGGAGAAGGGCGGGGAGCCGGTCAGCCCGGTGGGCGCGGCGGTGATCCTGGCCGACAAATCCGACGTGCACCGCTCGCGCGTGCGCAACCCCGACCCCACGACCTTCGACATCCACGACCGGGTGAACTACGCGGTGGAACACTCCTTCCTCCGCGTGGACGAGAAGAGCAAGACGGTGACCCTGGAGCTGACCATCGACACGACCCTGTCGCAGGTCATGGAGTACTTCGAGATCTTCCTCACCCGCATGGTGATGTGCCGCCGCGCCGCGCAGTTCTTGGGCTGCGAGTTCAAGCTGCAGATCAACGGGGCCAAGCTGCTCTAGCCTTCCCCCCGACGCGGGTCTGGAGCACGAGGTCGCACCGTTGCTCCGGCGTCCGGTCGCCACCCAGGCGCACGCCGGTGAACGTGGGGAACCCGTGGCGGCCCGCGACGCACGCAGCAGAAGGAGACCGCGGGTCGGCGTGGAAACGGCCCGAAACTCAAACTGACGAGGGGGGACGTCGATGAGGAGAGGGTGGATCGCCCCAGGGGTCGCAACCCTGCTGGTGTTCATGACGTACGGGAGCGCGATTGGAGCGGCCAAGACGTAGAAGGTCACCATCACGATGACCGACTTCAGATTCACGCCGGCGCGGATCACACTGCAGGCCAACGTGCCGGCCGAGATCGTGCTGGTGAACAAGGGAACCGTGGAGCACGAGTTCATGGTCTACAAGACCCCGGCGGGCAAGGTCGATGACTGGGACGAGTTCGTCATGTCCAACACCTACTTCCAGAACCTGGGTGAGGTCGAGGGAGAGTTTCCGGGCGTGGGCACGAGGCGGGGATGAAGGGCGCGTTGATCGTCAAGTAGCGAGAGCCGACCGAGGGACAGGTCTGGGTCGCTGGGCAGTGCAGAGGCCGTTTCCGTTCAGAGGATCAGGGCCAGCGCGCGCGCGGCGAGGCCGCCGAGGGCCACAGCCAGGGTCACGGTGCCGGCACTGATCAGGGCCGCCCGCCTCCAGCCCAGGGCACGCCCCAGGACGGCCATGGTGGCCACGCAGGGGATGTAGATCGTGTTGACCAGGGCGTAGGTGAAGATCTGCCGCCCGGTCATGAAGCTGAGCAGGTTGTCGGCGCCGCGGCCAAACTGCGCCGCGGCCAGGGCCACCAGCAGCTGCAGGGCCAGTTCTTTGCGCAGGACGGCGAAGACCAATGTCAGGCCGGCCGCCGCCGGCAGGCCCAGCCATCCTTCCACGACGGGCGCCAGGGGCCGGGCGGCCAGCCGGATCCATCCCGTTTCGTAGAGCGCCCCCAGGACCAGACTCCCCAGCAGGACGATCGGCACCGCCACGCCCGCGAACTCGCGCACCCGATACCACGTCTTGCGCACGACGGTGCGGGCGGTCGGCACGCGGAAGGGAAAGATCTCCATGAGCAAGCCCGTCCGGGGCCCGGGGACGATCCGGTTCAGGCCCCACCCGGCGCCGAGGATGACCCCTGTCGTCACCCCGTACAGCGCCAGCGCCCACGGCCAACCCAGGAAGCGTGCCACCGCGCCGAAGATGACCGCGGTCCGCGCGCTGCAGGGGACGAGCGTGATGAGCGTGCCGGCGATGAGGCGCTCCCGGTCGGTGCGCAGGACGCGGAGCCCGATGATCGCCGGTACGTTGCAGCCCGCGCCGGCGACCAGCGGGATGGCCGCTCGACCGTTGAGGCCCATGCGGCCCAGGGTCCGGTCGAGCAGGACCGCGGCGGCGTTCAGGTAGCCTGTGTCCTCGAGGACCGCGAGAACGAGGTAGAAGGTCGCGACGTAGGGCAGGCCGATGGACAGGACCGCGTTCAGGCCGGCGTCGATGCCCCACAGCAGGGTGCGGGCCGGGACCCCGGTGCCGAGCAGCCGCGCGACCGCGGTCCTGACCGGAGGAGAGACATACGCAGCCCAGACGCCGTCCAGGGCCGCGGCGAGCAACGAGCCGCCCCAGAAGAGGCCGGCGAAGATGGCGGCGAGGACGAGGACCAGGAGGGGCAGCCCGGTCGCCGGACGGGTGGCGAGATGCCAGGCGTGTCTGCCCCGCAGCTCGGCGTCGCCGACGGTGACAAGGCGGGCGATGCGCTCGGCCACCTCATGGCGCTGGCGGGCGATGTACAGCGGAACCTCCTCGCCAACCTCGGCCCGGAGACGCGCCCGAATGTCGGCCGCGGGGGTGTCTGGCGCGAGAGGCGGGCGCTCGAGGGCGAGGAAGGCGGCGGCGGTGCCGGTTTCGCCGCTCCGCGCGCTCACCTCGGCGACGGCGGCCTCCAGGCGGGCACTGTAGCGGTGCCGCCTTGTGGGGGATCGGCCGGCGGCCCGCGCGGCATGGCGGGCCGCTTCCATGACTCCGCGGCCCTGCGTCGCGACCGTAGCGATCACGGGGACGCCGAGCAGCTCCGACAGGTGGGCGATGTCGATGCGCAGGCCGCCCCGCGTCGCGGCGTCCCACAGGTTGAGGGCCACGACGACGGGAAACCCCAGGTCGATCAACTGGAGGACGAGGTAGAGATTCCGGGCCAGGTTGGTGGCGTCCACGACGACGAGCACACCCTCCGGGCGGCTCCGCAGCAACGCCTCCCAGGCGGCGCGCTGGTCCTCGCCCGAACCGGTCAGCCCGTAGGTGCCGGGCAGATCGACGATGCGGAAAACGCGGCCGGCGATTTCGGCGGTGCCGATCGCCACCTCCACCGTGGTCCCGGGATAGTTTGTCGTCAGGGCGGCCAGACCCGTCAGCCGGTTGAAGACCGTGGATTTTCCCACGTTGGGGTTTCCGGCCAGGAGCAGGGTGGGCAGACGAGAGTCTGTTGCGGCGGAAACTCTGGGGTGGCAGGAGACCCCCGTCGTCACGCCAGGACACGGACGCGCTCGGCGACGGTGCGCCCCAGGGCGTACAGACCGCCGCCGGCGGACACCAGAAGGGGACCGCCCATCGGCAAGGTCTGGACCACCTCCACCGCCTGGCCGGGGAGCATCCGGAGGGCGGCCAGCTCATCCCGGAGGTCCTCGTCTTCGGGAAGCGCCTCGATCACACCGCGCGCGCCGGCGGGCAGCTGGCTGAGAAGGGTCGACTGGACGGCCATCGGCGATCCTGCGTCTCCTCGTTAGGTCTCCCTACACCAATTTACTGCGCCGGGCCGAGGCGGCTGACAATCCGGCCGCTGCCCGATATGAATCCCACCCCAGCCTTATGGATGTGCGTGCTGACCGCCTGCTATGCTGCCCACGTAGCTAAAGGAGGTCTTTCTCCGGAAGTCGAATAATTTGGCAACTTTACCCAGGATTCTTCAGCGCCTCCGATGCTTACGATGATCGGCCTCAGCCAT encodes:
- the yajC gene encoding preprotein translocase subunit YajC, producing MPLLQAGQRFPSIIVFYVLLLVAFYLLLIRPQQVQQRRRREMLGKLKKGDRVVTMGGLHATIHDVDDDTLTLELAPNVRVKADRGAVSYVRSRKTETAASPVGEAGPPRP
- a CDS encoding HD domain-containing protein codes for the protein MAESTEIVAAKQRLITLDEVKRDPEVEAYITKANEYTGAIGYTEHGARHATLTANIAYNTLKRLAHPERDAQLAAIAAYLHDIGNLVGRINHEHTGAVLANEILRRLGMDPVERAVVMGAIGNHEEKGGEPVSPVGAAVILADKSDVHRSRVRNPDPTTFDIHDRVNYAVEHSFLRVDEKSKTVTLELTIDTTLSQVMEYFEIFLTRMVMCRRAAQFLGCEFKLQINGAKLL
- the feoB gene encoding ferrous iron transport protein B, with the translated sequence MTTGVSCHPRVSAATDSRLPTLLLAGNPNVGKSTVFNRLTGLAALTTNYPGTTVEVAIGTAEIAGRVFRIVDLPGTYGLTGSGEDQRAAWEALLRSRPEGVLVVVDATNLARNLYLVLQLIDLGFPVVVALNLWDAATRGGLRIDIAHLSELLGVPVIATVATQGRGVMEAARHAARAAGRSPTRRHRYSARLEAAVAEVSARSGETGTAAAFLALERPPLAPDTPAADIRARLRAEVGEEVPLYIARQRHEVAERIARLVTVGDAELRGRHAWHLATRPATGLPLLVLVLAAIFAGLFWGGSLLAAALDGVWAAYVSPPVRTAVARLLGTGVPARTLLWGIDAGLNAVLSIGLPYVATFYLVLAVLEDTGYLNAAAVLLDRTLGRMGLNGRAAIPLVAGAGCNVPAIIGLRVLRTDRERLIAGTLITLVPCSARTAVIFGAVARFLGWPWALALYGVTTGVILGAGWGLNRIVPGPRTGLLMEIFPFRVPTARTVVRKTWYRVREFAGVAVPIVLLGSLVLGALYETGWIRLAARPLAPVVEGWLGLPAAAGLTLVFAVLRKELALQLLVALAAAQFGRGADNLLSFMTGRQIFTYALVNTIYIPCVATMAVLGRALGWRRAALISAGTVTLAVALGGLAARALALIL
- a CDS encoding FeoA family protein; translated protein: MAVQSTLLSQLPAGARGVIEALPEDEDLRDELAALRMLPGQAVEVVQTLPMGGPLLVSAGGGLYALGRTVAERVRVLA
- the tgt gene encoding tRNA guanosine(34) transglycosylase Tgt, whose amino-acid sequence is MEGYRFEVRCGSAEGPRLGLLHTPRGTVHTPAFMPVGTQGTVKGLTGDEVRETGAEILLANTFHLYLRPGPEVVAQAGGLHRFMGWAGPILTDSGGFQVFSLAGLRRTSDEGVTFRSPLDGSEHTFTPEGVLDIQRRLGSDLVMPLDVCLGYPADETQAREALRLTMLWASRSKAHGVPASQMLFGIVQGGFTERLRREAADRIVELGFDGYAIGGLSVGEPRQLGQALLAEVTPRLPADRPRYLMGVGAPPDILAAIARGVDMFDCVLPTRVARTGVILTRQGRLTVRSARFRDDHTPPDPTCACRVCRTYSRAYLRHLFHADEMLGPRLATYHNLAFLGRLLAEARQAIAAGRFEAWARGVLEEYRTSW